A DNA window from Haliovirga abyssi contains the following coding sequences:
- the ndk gene encoding nucleoside-diphosphate kinase produces MEKSFVMVKPDGVQRELVGEIIGRFEKKGVKVIGLKLMVISEELARKHYAVHEGKSFFEELIKFITSGPVVAMVMEGEGVIGVIRKMVGATKPGDADPGTIRGDFVLDAGQNIIHASDSKENAEREIDLFFAKEEIIEYSLAVRPWIYSLPKID; encoded by the coding sequence ATGGAAAAAAGTTTTGTAATGGTAAAGCCAGATGGGGTACAAAGAGAGTTAGTAGGGGAAATAATTGGTAGATTTGAAAAAAAAGGAGTTAAAGTAATAGGATTGAAATTAATGGTTATTAGTGAAGAGTTAGCGAGAAAACATTATGCGGTTCATGAAGGAAAATCTTTTTTTGAAGAATTAATAAAATTTATAACATCAGGTCCAGTTGTAGCAATGGTTATGGAGGGAGAAGGAGTTATTGGTGTAATTAGAAAAATGGTAGGGGCAACAAAGCCAGGAGATGCTGATCCAGGAACGATTAGAGGAGATTTTGTATTGGATGCAGGACAAAATATAATACATGCTTCTGATTCTAAGGAAAATGCAGAAAGAGAAATAGATCTATTTTTTGCAAAAGAAGAGATTATTGAGTATAGTCTAGCT